The following are from one region of the Chromobacterium phragmitis genome:
- a CDS encoding TetR/AcrR family transcriptional regulator, with protein MMPKRQQQIENRRGQIVEAALVCFIASGFHQTGMRDIADAAGVSLGNLYNHFPNKQALIAEIAVMEALEKQDLIDALAADPAGPAIRDFAERYLQLCERPEDVSLTAEVLAEAARDAELARLFAANRRRLVSALADALHRGAEQGDIDNGLPFSACAHWLLDALEGCAINRALLGTQLEDADISALIDKLLSPAGGK; from the coding sequence AAGCGCCAGCAGCAAATCGAAAACCGCCGCGGACAGATCGTCGAGGCGGCGCTTGTCTGTTTCATCGCTTCAGGCTTCCACCAGACCGGCATGCGCGACATCGCGGATGCCGCCGGCGTCAGCCTGGGCAATCTGTACAACCACTTCCCGAACAAACAGGCCTTGATCGCGGAGATAGCCGTGATGGAAGCGCTGGAAAAACAGGACTTGATCGATGCGTTGGCGGCGGACCCCGCCGGCCCCGCCATCCGGGATTTCGCCGAACGCTATCTGCAGCTGTGCGAGCGTCCGGAAGATGTCAGCCTGACCGCCGAAGTGCTGGCGGAAGCGGCGCGCGACGCCGAGCTGGCTCGGCTGTTCGCTGCCAACCGCCGTCGCCTGGTCAGCGCCTTGGCCGATGCCTTGCACCGCGGCGCCGAACAGGGAGACATAGACAATGGCCTGCCCTTTTCCGCCTGCGCCCACTGGCTGCTGGATGCGCTGGAAGGCTGCGCCATCAATCGCGCCCTACTGGGCACCCAACTGGAAGACGCAGACATCTCCGCCTTGATCGACAAGCTATTGTCGCCCGCGGGAGGAAAATGA